In the Tenrec ecaudatus isolate mTenEca1 chromosome 16, mTenEca1.hap1, whole genome shotgun sequence genome, one interval contains:
- the PPP1CC gene encoding serine/threonine-protein phosphatase PP1-gamma catalytic subunit, with product MADIDKLNIDSIIQRLLEVRGSKPGKNVQLQENEIRGLCLKSREIFLSQPILLELEAPLKICGDIHGQYYDLLRLFEYGGFPPESNYLFLGDYVDRGKQSLETICLLLAYKIKYPENFFLLRGNHECASINRIYGFYDECKRRYNIKLWKTFTDCFNCLPIAAIVDEKIFCCHGGLSPDLQSMEQIRRIMRPTDVPDQGLLCDLLWSDPDKDVLGWGENDRGVSFTFGAEVVAKFLHKHDLDLICRAHQVVEDGYEFFAKRQLVTLFSAPNYCGEFDNAGAMMSVDETLMCSFQILKPAEKKKPNATRPVTPPRVASGLNPSIQKASNYRNNTVLYE from the exons ATGGCGGATATAGATAAACTCAACATCGACAGCATCATCCAACGGCTGCTGGAAG TGAGAGGGTCCAAGCCTGGGAAGAATGTCCAACTCCAGGAGAATGAAATCAGGGGTCTGTGCTTAAAGTCTCGGGAGATCTTTCTCAGTCAGCCTATCCTGCTGGAACTTGAAGCGCCACTCAAAATATGTG GTGACATCCATGGGCAGTACTATGATTTGCTTCGACTCTTTGAGTACGGTGGTTTCCCACCAGAAAGCAACTACCTATTTCTTGGGGACTACGTAGACCGGGGGAAGCAGTCCTTGGAGACTATCTGCCTCTTACTGGCCTACAAAATAAAATACCCGGAGAACTTTTTTCTTCTCAGAGGGAACCATGAATGTGCCAGCATCAATAGAATTTATGGATTTTATGATGAAT gtAAAAGAAGATACAATATTAAACTCTGGAAAACGTTTACAGACTGCTTTAACTGTTTGCCGATAGCCGCCATCGTGGATGAGAAAATATTCTGCTGTCATGGAG GTTTGTCACCAGATCTTCAATCTATGGAGCAGATTCGGCGAATTATGCGACCAACTGATGTACCCGATCAAGGTCTCCTTTGTGATCTTTTGTGGTCTGACCCTGATAAAGACGTCTTAGGCTGGGGTGAAAACGACAGAGGAGTGTCCTTCACATTTGGTGCGGAAGTGGTTGCAAAATTTCTTCATAAgcatgatctggatcttatttgtaGAGCCCATCAG GTGGTTGAAGATGGATATGAATTTTTTGCCAAGAGGCAGTTGGTCACTCTGTTTTCGGCCCCCAATTACTGTGGAGAGTTTGACAATGCTGGTGCCATGATGAGTGTGGATGAGACGCTGATGTGCTCTTTTCAG ATTTTAAAGCCGGCAGAGAAAAAGAAGCCGAATGCCACTAGACCCGTCACACCGCCAAGGG TTGCATCAGGCCTGAACCCGTCCATTCAGAAAGCTTCCAATTATAGAAACAATACTGTTCTTTACGAGTGA